A genomic region of Candidatus Falkowbacteria bacterium contains the following coding sequences:
- the clpP gene encoding ATP-dependent Clp endopeptidase proteolytic subunit ClpP, whose protein sequence is MPLIPTVIEKSTYGERAYDIYSRLLKDRIIFLGEPINDHVANIVIAQFLFLDAENKDKDIKFYINSPGGSVSAGLAIYDTMQYIKADVSTICVGMAASMAAVLLASGAKGKRLALPNSEIMIHQVMGGAEGQATDIKIMAEHILKTKDKLNQILSLHTGQKVQNIEKDTDRDNFMNPEEAKKYGLIDKIIRQQ, encoded by the coding sequence ATGCCTTTAATACCTACTGTCATTGAGAAGTCGACTTACGGCGAAAGGGCCTATGACATATATTCACGCTTGCTCAAGGACCGGATCATCTTTCTCGGTGAACCGATCAATGATCACGTGGCCAACATCGTCATTGCCCAATTCCTTTTCCTTGATGCCGAAAACAAGGATAAGGATATAAAATTCTATATCAACAGCCCGGGCGGATCGGTCAGCGCCGGTTTGGCCATCTATGACACGATGCAATACATCAAAGCTGATGTCTCGACCATCTGCGTCGGCATGGCAGCCAGCATGGCAGCCGTTCTGCTGGCATCAGGAGCTAAGGGCAAGCGCCTAGCCCTGCCGAACAGCGAAATAATGATTCATCAGGTCATGGGCGGCGCCGAGGGACAGGCAACCGATATCAAAATCATGGCGGAACACATACTCAAAACCAAGGATAAGCTCAATCAGATCCTATCGCTTCATACCGGTCAAAAAGTCCAGAACATTGAAAAGGATACCGACCGCGACAACTTCATGAATCCCGAAGAGGCCAAGAAATACGGCCTGATCGACAAGATTATCAGACAGCAATAA